The genomic DNA TGACGCCGATGCGGTTCTTGCGGCGCTCGACGCCGAAGTCCGGCGTGGACGCCTCGCCGGCTTGTTCGATCTGCGCGTTAATGTTAGGAGCGAACGCCTCGACGAGGCGCTCGACGGCGGGGTAGTAACTTCTTTCCGCCGCCCTCCCGGTAACTATCTCGTCGTTGACTTCTTTCAGGAATGCTCGTACGGCTTTCGTCGTTTTACCCTCCGGCATAATTCCTCCTCGGCGTCGCTATAATATACCCCGCCCCCGGCGGTTGTCAACTCATATAAAAAAACCGGCCTTGGGGCCGGCCTTCTCTCGGCGGCTTACAGCGACTCGAGGAACTCCTCGCGCGTTAGGCCGGCGTCTTTAATCACGCGCCGGAGGGTCCCTCTTTTAACCGGCTTATGTGCAGGTAACGTTAATTTAACCGGCCCTTCCGCCGTCTCCTTCTGGAGTCGTATATGCCCGCCGCGCCGCCGCACCACTAAAAAACCGCGCTTCCGTAACGCGCGGATTATATCAAGATAGCTCAGCGCCGGCAAGCACGTCACAACGTTATATCCACGAGCTCGTACTCGGCCTCTATAACGAGGTCGTCTTCTACCGGCTCGAGGTAAAGGGCAAACGCTTCCTTTATGTTCTCGAGCGCCTCCTCGCGCGTATCGCCCTCGCTTATACATCCCGGCAGAGCGGGGATGTATACCGTGTACCCGCCCTCTTCCGCCGGTACCAGTACTACCTTAACTTCCATAATATCACCACCGAAATTATAACCCGCCCGACGGCCTTTGTCAATCGTTTCGCCGTTCGGGCTATCGCCGGCTAACTACAAGGCCGGGTTAGAACGCAACAAGGTTCCCAAATCACCGGTACCTACAATACCTCGAATATATACACCAAACAGTAGTAGATGCCGACGAGGATGAAGACGACGCCCGTTACGCGCCGCGCCCACCACTCGAACCTCTGCAGCTTGTGGAACGCCGCGCCCAGCGAGCCGACCCCCAGGCCGATTATCACCGCGAAGGCGAAAACCGGCAGCGCGGTTCCTACGCCGAAGACGCCGGGAAGCAGCACCCGCGAGTCGTACTTCACCGCCAGCGATATGAGGCTGCCGAAGAATAGCGCCGCCGATATCGGGCAGAACGACAGCGCGAAGATGACGCCCAGCGCCAGCGCGCCGGCCAACCCCCACCCCTCGACCTTCTTGCCGAGTCTCTCGCCCACGCCCGGGCCGCCGCCGCCGAACTTGATGAGCTCGAGCAGGAACAGGCCGACGACGATGAGGACCGGCCCCAACACCTTGTTCATATATTCCTGGAGGAAGGTCGAGACGCGCGGTATGGACTGCAGGCCGGCGAGTATCAGCACCGCCAGGCCGACGTACGCCACTGTCCGCCCGACGGTGTACAGGACGCCGCCCAACAATACCTGGCGCGGGCTGCCCAGCCGCTTGCCGATATAGGAGATGGCGGCGACGTTGGTGGCCATCGGGCACGGGCTTATCGCCGTCAGTATCCCGAGCCACAGCGCCGACGCCGCGCCCAAAAGAACCGGGGCCACTAGCCGGCCTCCAGGTATTCGCGGACCTCGTCCCGGATGTACTTTATGAACGCCCTTTCATCGTTCGTTAGCTGCCACACCCTCGTAAGGTTCTTCCAGCGGACCTCCTCGCCGTCGCGGACGTCCGAGACGATAACCGACTTGGCGTAAAGCTGGTAGTCGTCTATGTAATGCTTGTTAGCGGGCTCGTCGAGGTTAACGAGGCCCCAGACCACCTTACCGTCCTTCAACTCGTTGCTAAACCCGGTTTCGACCGCTTCTCTCGAGAAACTCTCGATCTTCAAGCAAGATAGTCAACGCTTCGACGTATAATAGTAAGTAACGACGACCTTGTGGTTAGAGGCGGGCGGCGTAGTCCCCTCGTCCGACGCAACGCCGCCGGAGGCGACGGCCGTCGCCGGCGCGGCTGCCGTTTCGGTTCCGCCGGTTTCCAATTCTTGCTCGCCGGTCGCGACGGGAGCGGGGTCCGAGACCCCTTCCCGCGCTACCTCGGGCGCTTTCGCCTGGCGCACTTCCTTTACGACCAGGTACCCGACGGCCACGGCGACGAAGGCCAGGATAACGACCGTCAATATCGTCTTAGGTTTCATTCAGAGAGTATCTCCTTTATTTCGTCCTTGGACGGCACCTTGCCGACGGCCTTCACTTCCCCGTCGACGGCCAAAGCAGGCGTCATCATAACGTTGAAGGCCATGATGGCCTCGATGTCCGTAATCTTTTCGACCTCGCACTCCAGGCCGAGCTCTCGAGCCGCGGCCTCGGCGTTCTCCGCGAGCTTCTTGCACTTGGGACAACCCGTCCCCAAAATCTGTATCCTTTTCACGCCGAACCTCCTAACCGAACAACGCGCCGTATATCAAGCCCGTAACGGTCGCCATTATAACCACCAATAGAATAAAAACAACCGTCTTCTTCGTGCCGATGACGCTCCGTATAACGAGCATGCTGGGCAGCGAGAGCGCCGGCCCGGCGAGCAAGAGCGCCAGCGCGGGGCCTTTCCCCATCCCGCTGCCGATGAGGCCCTGAAGGATGGGCACCTCGGTCAGCGTCGCGAAGTACATAAAAGCGCCGGCTATAGAGGCGAAGAAGTTGGCGCGGAGCGAGTTGCCGCCTACCGCCGCGCTCACCCACGACGACGGTATAAGACCCTCTTGCCCGGGTCGCCCCAACAGCGCGCCCGCGACGAGTACCCCCAGGAGCAGCAGCGGCAATATTTGTTTCGCGAAGCCCCACGTGGCGTCGAACCAATCGCGGGTCTCGCCTTTGTCGGTGGCCGTTACCAGCGAGATGCCGACCGCGCCGGCGGCAAACGGGACCAACGGGTAACGCGGCAATAAGGCGGCTAAGGCCGCCGCGGGCGCCGCGACGAGCGCCACCTTCCACCACTTAACGCCGAACCAGAGAATAAGTATAACGCCGAGCGCCAACGCCGAGGCCGACGCCAACCACCACTTAAGGGAGTACACGGCGAACCAGATCCCCGCTTCCGTGGCCGGCTTCCCCCAGTTCGCGAAGACGAGGACGCCGACCATCGTGGCGAAGTAGAGCACGTTCTGCCACAGTGGCCGCGCCACTTCGGCCTCGGGCATCGCGGCCTGCGCCTCCGCCTTGGCGGCTTCCTCCTTGCGGAAGAAGAAGTGCATCGCCAGGCCGATGACGACGCTGAAGACGATCGCCCCCACCGCCCGGGCCACGCCCATCTCGAGCCCCAGTATGCGCGCCGTAAGTACAATAGCGAGGACGTTGATGGCCGGGCCCGAATACAGGAAGGCCGACGCGGGCCCCAGGCCGGCGCCCATCTTGTAAATGCCGGCGAAGAGCGGCAGCACGGTGCAGGAGCACACGGCCAGGACCGTGCCGGAGACGGACGCGACGCCGTACGCCATGACCTTGTTGGCCCGGGCGCCGAGGTACTTCATCACCGAGGCCTGGCTCACGAAGACCGAGATGCCGCCGGCGATGAAGAACGCCGGCACCAGGCATAATAAAACGTGCTCGCGGGCGTACCATT from bacterium includes the following:
- a CDS encoding type II toxin-antitoxin system HicA family toxin, with translation MTCLPALSYLDIIRALRKRGFLVVRRRGGHIRLQKETAEGPVKLTLPAHKPVKRGTLRRVIKDAGLTREEFLESL
- a CDS encoding type II toxin-antitoxin system HicB family antitoxin codes for the protein MEVKVVLVPAEEGGYTVYIPALPGCISEGDTREEALENIKEAFALYLEPVEDDLVIEAEYELVDITL
- a CDS encoding aromatic aminobenezylarsenical efflux permease ArsG family transporter, which translates into the protein MAPVLLGAASALWLGILTAISPCPMATNVAAISYIGKRLGSPRQVLLGGVLYTVGRTVAYVGLAVLILAGLQSIPRVSTFLQEYMNKVLGPVLIVVGLFLLELIKFGGGGPGVGERLGKKVEGWGLAGALALGVIFALSFCPISAALFFGSLISLAVKYDSRVLLPGVFGVGTALPVFAFAVIIGLGVGSLGAAFHKLQRFEWWARRVTGVVFILVGIYYCLVYIFEVL
- a CDS encoding nitrophenyl compound nitroreductase subunit ArsF family protein, giving the protein MKIESFSREAVETGFSNELKDGKVVWGLVNLDEPANKHYIDDYQLYAKSVIVSDVRDGEEVRWKNLTRVWQLTNDERAFIKYIRDEVREYLEAG
- a CDS encoding thioredoxin family protein is translated as MKRIQILGTGCPKCKKLAENAEAAARELGLECEVEKITDIEAIMAFNVMMTPALAVDGEVKAVGKVPSKDEIKEILSE
- a CDS encoding permease codes for the protein MDWKREWKILAAIAAVFLGFFYLPLGTPRFDNSLFEALALVKWYAREHVLLCLVPAFFIAGGISVFVSQASVMKYLGARANKVMAYGVASVSGTVLAVCSCTVLPLFAGIYKMGAGLGPASAFLYSGPAINVLAIVLTARILGLEMGVARAVGAIVFSVVIGLAMHFFFRKEEAAKAEAQAAMPEAEVARPLWQNVLYFATMVGVLVFANWGKPATEAGIWFAVYSLKWWLASASALALGVILILWFGVKWWKVALVAAPAAALAALLPRYPLVPFAAGAVGISLVTATDKGETRDWFDATWGFAKQILPLLLLGVLVAGALLGRPGQEGLIPSSWVSAAVGGNSLRANFFASIAGAFMYFATLTEVPILQGLIGSGMGKGPALALLLAGPALSLPSMLVIRSVIGTKKTVVFILLVVIMATVTGLIYGALFG